A genomic window from Sulfurospirillum multivorans DSM 12446 includes:
- a CDS encoding efflux RND transporter permease subunit: MLKHYTHFITKHFKAVLFAVTILTGIFGYYAQYLSIDASAETLLLENDQDLKLTREVHARYISPDYLVISFSPKESLLSDTTLSTIRNLKASLLKIEGVESVTSLLDVPLLQSPPRPIQELIGNVQTLESPGIDKALVQKELTTSPLYAQNLVSEDFKTTAIVVNLKDDFTYTELLTNRNKYLLLEQERALTQEETTQYEAAKKAFKAYRDSTRDETHRLIETVRATIAPYKGEGDLFLGGVIMIADDMISFVKDDIKIYGIAILVIMIAILWIIFRQIRFVVLPIIVSISAVVITTGINALLGLEVTVISSNYVAMQLITTLSLVIHLIVCYREEYALYPDASQKELLGIVFERMSIPSIFVILTSIAGFGSLMTCGILPIIDLGTMMNIGVTISLIVTYTLFPAMMMLFKKEPPVLVFDKAFTLNETFAKIVEHHSRIIVTVAIALGLFSILGASRLVVENSFINYFKKSTEIYKGMKKIDNNLGGTTPLEIVVKFPKAPAQKENNEDAASAIDGFEEEFNAMNNEAQYWFTAQKMQTILKVHDYLLSLPEIGNVSSLGTLAKVGRIVKNGNDFDNFELALLYNELPERYKKILLSPYINIEHDEARFVVRVVDSNPELRRSELLESIQKGLQSEVGLDPQNYHLVGMMVLYNNMLQSLFSSQISTLGLAVLSLGAMFLFLFRSLKIALLAMTVNMVPVSVIFGIMGFANIPLDMMSITIASIALGITVDNTIHYYYRFREELQIDGDYIASMHRAHGTIAFGMFYYSLATIVGFLVMVTSNFIPTLIFGLLTVIVLITAIVSDLLFSPFLVVFFKPFGKGVTHKK, from the coding sequence ATGTTAAAACACTATACCCATTTTATTACAAAGCACTTTAAAGCCGTACTGTTCGCTGTTACGATTCTTACGGGCATTTTTGGCTATTACGCGCAATATTTGAGCATTGATGCTTCGGCTGAGACACTGTTGCTTGAAAATGATCAAGACCTTAAGCTCACACGCGAAGTGCATGCTCGTTACATCAGTCCCGATTATTTAGTCATCTCGTTTAGTCCTAAAGAGTCTCTACTCTCCGATACCACGCTTTCCACCATTCGAAATCTCAAAGCCTCTTTGCTCAAAATTGAAGGTGTTGAGAGCGTCACATCTTTGTTAGATGTCCCACTTTTGCAAAGTCCCCCTCGACCGATTCAAGAGCTCATTGGCAATGTTCAAACACTTGAATCGCCTGGTATTGACAAAGCCTTAGTGCAAAAAGAGCTGACCACAAGCCCTTTGTATGCGCAAAATCTTGTCAGTGAAGATTTTAAAACAACGGCGATTGTGGTCAATCTTAAAGATGATTTCACCTACACTGAGTTACTCACAAATCGCAACAAATACCTTCTTTTAGAGCAAGAAAGAGCTCTCACTCAAGAGGAAACAACCCAGTATGAAGCTGCCAAGAAAGCGTTTAAAGCGTATCGTGATAGTACCCGTGATGAGACGCATCGTCTGATTGAAACGGTGAGAGCAACCATTGCACCTTACAAAGGCGAGGGGGATCTTTTCTTGGGTGGAGTTATCATGATTGCGGATGACATGATCAGCTTTGTGAAAGATGACATCAAGATTTACGGTATTGCTATTTTAGTCATTATGATTGCCATTTTGTGGATTATCTTCCGTCAAATTCGCTTTGTGGTTTTGCCCATTATCGTCTCGATCAGCGCTGTGGTCATTACTACAGGCATCAATGCTCTTTTAGGGCTTGAAGTCACGGTTATCTCCTCCAACTACGTGGCGATGCAGCTTATCACGACACTTTCGTTGGTCATCCATCTCATCGTCTGCTACAGAGAAGAGTATGCGCTCTACCCTGATGCGTCACAAAAAGAGCTTTTAGGCATTGTCTTTGAGCGTATGAGTATTCCTTCCATCTTTGTCATTTTAACCTCTATTGCGGGCTTTGGTTCGCTGATGACGTGTGGTATTTTGCCGATCATCGATCTTGGTACGATGATGAACATTGGTGTAACCATCTCTTTAATCGTGACCTATACCCTTTTCCCTGCGATGATGATGCTTTTCAAAAAAGAGCCACCCGTTTTGGTGTTTGACAAAGCCTTTACCCTCAATGAAACCTTCGCCAAAATTGTAGAACATCACAGCCGAATCATTGTAACAGTGGCCATCGCTCTTGGGTTATTTAGTATTCTTGGGGCATCTCGGTTGGTGGTTGAAAACAGTTTTATCAACTACTTTAAAAAGAGTACTGAGATTTACAAAGGGATGAAGAAGATTGACAACAATTTAGGTGGAACGACTCCTTTAGAAATTGTGGTTAAATTTCCAAAAGCACCTGCGCAGAAAGAAAACAATGAGGACGCAGCTTCTGCTATCGATGGGTTTGAAGAGGAGTTCAATGCCATGAACAACGAAGCACAGTATTGGTTCACGGCGCAGAAAATGCAGACTATTTTAAAAGTCCACGACTATCTGCTCTCGTTACCTGAAATTGGCAATGTCTCCTCACTTGGAACGCTTGCAAAAGTAGGGCGCATCGTTAAAAATGGCAACGATTTTGACAACTTTGAGCTAGCTCTTTTGTACAATGAACTGCCTGAGCGATACAAAAAGATTTTACTCTCTCCGTATATCAATATTGAGCATGACGAAGCGCGTTTTGTGGTGCGTGTTGTAGACTCCAACCCAGAGCTCAGGCGTTCTGAGCTGTTGGAGAGTATTCAAAAAGGGTTGCAGAGTGAGGTCGGGCTTGATCCGCAAAATTATCATCTTGTGGGCATGATGGTGCTGTATAACAACATGCTTCAATCCCTCTTCTCCTCACAGATTTCGACCCTTGGGTTGGCGGTACTCTCCTTGGGCGCTATGTTTTTGTTCCTCTTCCGCTCTTTAAAAATTGCACTTTTGGCGATGACCGTCAACATGGTTCCTGTAAGTGTCATCTTTGGCATCATGGGGTTTGCTAACATTCCTCTTGATATGATGAGCATTACAATTGCGTCGATTGCGCTGGGCATTACGGTGGACAATACGATTCACTACTATTACCGCTTCCGTGAAGAGCTTCAAATTGATGGTGACTACATCGCTTCGATGCACCGAGCACACGGAACGATTGCTTTTGGTATGTTTTACTACTCGTTGGCTACCATTGTAGGCTTCTTGGTGATGGTGACATCCAACTTCATCCCCACCCTTATCTTCGGACTTTTAACGGTCATCGTTTTGATAACGGCGATTGTCTCCGATCTTCTCTTCTCACCGTTTTTAGTGGTCTTTTTCAAACCGTTTGGCAAAGGCGTGACGCACAAAAAATAA
- a CDS encoding IS982 family transposase codes for MDRDIIAVYCLIDEYLKVSGIKDDVRAKISNAEVLLIGYMAVNDFNGNYFKAHQYVKMMHLVKEIDYTRFLRRLVKINDVLSTLFLFLGSLFQRLNGAKIYSVDSFPVELCQITRQSRVRLWSDPSLKGYNASKGRFFYGLKVHMVVTADKEPVMVHISEGSIHDVTAGYQFMHYLPQKSITIGDKGYVSSKLEAFLKQFEIVLSPIGRNNMQQENKEEYFTKRRIRKGVETAFSMITAKFGKVIKATTIGGFLTKLRLFITAYAINCFLKLSDDKKALLFN; via the coding sequence ATGGATCGAGATATTATAGCCGTTTATTGTTTAATTGATGAGTATTTGAAGGTATCAGGGATAAAAGATGATGTTAGAGCTAAGATTAGTAATGCAGAAGTGCTGCTTATCGGGTATATGGCAGTGAATGATTTTAATGGCAACTATTTCAAAGCACATCAGTATGTTAAGATGATGCACTTGGTGAAAGAGATTGACTACACGAGATTTTTGCGCCGCTTAGTAAAAATAAATGACGTGTTGTCCACACTTTTTTTGTTTTTAGGCTCATTGTTTCAGCGATTAAACGGTGCAAAGATTTACTCTGTTGATTCTTTTCCTGTTGAATTGTGCCAAATCACAAGGCAAAGCAGAGTCAGATTGTGGAGTGATCCATCTTTGAAGGGGTATAATGCATCCAAAGGAAGATTCTTTTATGGGCTTAAAGTCCATATGGTAGTCACAGCCGATAAAGAGCCTGTAATGGTACATATCTCAGAAGGCTCCATACACGATGTTACGGCGGGGTATCAATTTATGCACTATCTACCCCAAAAATCAATCACGATTGGAGATAAAGGGTATGTTTCATCAAAGTTAGAAGCTTTTTTAAAACAGTTTGAGATTGTACTTTCACCCATTGGGCGTAACAACATGCAACAAGAAAACAAAGAAGAGTATTTTACCAAGCGTAGAATTAGAAAAGGTGTTGAAACTGCCTTTTCTATGATCACTGCTAAGTTTGGTAAAGTGATTAAGGCTACAACCATTGGTGGCTTTTTAACAAAGCTTAGACTTTTCATCACTGCGTATGCTATCAACTGCTTTTTGAAGCTTAGTGATGACAAAAAAGCTCTTCTGTTTAACTAG
- a CDS encoding lipid A deacylase LpxR family protein, whose protein sequence is MGLVKKSFLFLITSWVYADTASLVLENDAMVGQDHHYTNGMYFTWMSEHDTTFPDLLPFIDLEHKNVAFSISHAIFTPENKDIRTRDLNDSPYAGYVALNMLAYKSSANFFHEVGVNIGMVGPFAQADTLQKSFHSVFGFDKPEGWDNQLDDEFTYGASYNIGYKTDPISIQDLSLDLTTHIKADLGNFYTGTLVGTSLRLSSIPMRSFITTGNFIGAHESSLLNYEPTKSFNWALSLGVFYNKFNTYYIIDEAIDEGYNLDKLDYMIGEKLALDLFYDALKVSFYLKSTQTAS, encoded by the coding sequence ATGGGTTTAGTAAAAAAAAGTTTTTTATTTTTAATTACTTCTTGGGTCTATGCGGACACCGCGTCGCTTGTTTTGGAAAATGATGCTATGGTTGGGCAAGACCATCATTATACTAATGGGATGTATTTTACTTGGATGAGTGAACATGATACGACGTTTCCTGATCTGTTGCCTTTTATTGATTTAGAACACAAAAATGTCGCTTTTTCGATCTCACATGCGATTTTTACACCTGAAAACAAAGACATCCGTACAAGAGATCTAAATGATTCTCCTTATGCTGGTTATGTCGCCTTAAACATGTTGGCTTACAAATCATCTGCAAATTTCTTTCATGAAGTGGGTGTGAATATCGGCATGGTTGGTCCCTTTGCACAAGCCGACACCTTACAAAAAAGCTTTCATTCGGTGTTTGGATTTGATAAACCAGAGGGCTGGGATAACCAGTTGGATGATGAATTTACCTATGGAGCTTCGTATAATATTGGTTATAAAACAGATCCTATTTCGATTCAAGATTTAAGCCTAGATCTTACGACACATATCAAAGCCGATCTGGGAAATTTTTACACGGGAACGTTAGTAGGCACCTCTTTGAGGCTGAGCAGTATTCCTATGCGCAGTTTTATCACCACTGGAAATTTTATAGGGGCGCATGAGAGTTCATTGCTCAATTATGAACCCACAAAAAGTTTCAATTGGGCGTTGTCTCTTGGTGTTTTTTACAATAAATTTAATACCTATTACATCATTGATGAAGCGATTGATGAGGGGTATAATCTTGATAAATTAGACTATATGATTGGTGAAAAACTGGCACTTGACCTCTTTTACGATGCGTTAAAAGTCTCTTTTTATCTTAAATCAACCCAAACTGCTAGTTGA